ATTGCCCGGCTGATTGCCCGATTGACCGCCCTGGGGGGTACTCATCGCTTCCTCCTCGATGACGCCGCTCGATCACGCAAGCCCGGCGTGTGGTGATGATCCAACCACGATGAGGCTCAGGCGGCGCCGAGGGATACCACGCCGCGCCGCAAAGATCCGACCGCCGACCGGGCGATCGCGGCCACCGGCGCCGGCGCGACGCCCGCGATCTGGTCGAGCAGATCGACCACCTGCCGGCACCAGCGCACGAAATCCCCGGCGGAGATGTCGGTTCCGCCACTGACCGCCACCGTCAGGGTCTCGGCCAGCGACGCCCCCCGGCACCAGGCGGCGACCGCGGCGGCAAACCCGGGGTCGACGTCGCGGGTCGCCGGCAGGCCGATCTCCCGCTCCGCACCGGCGATCCGGGCCCACACGTCCACGGTCGCCGACACCAGGTCGCCGATCTCGCCGACGGCGATCCGGCTCATGCCCGGGTTGTCGCGGCGCGATTCGAAGATCAGGCAGGACACCGCCGCGGCCAGCGCCGGCGGGGACGCGCCGGTCCAGGTGCCGCGGCGCAGGCACTCGGCCACCACCAGGTCGCTCTCGCACCAGATCCGGGCCAGCATCCGGCCGTCGTCGGTCAGCGCGTCGCCGTCCAGGTACCCCTCGTCGGTCAGCAGGCGCACGATCCGGTCCAGCGCCTGACCCAGGGATCCGGTCGCCGCCGCAACCTTGGCGGCCAGGGCCTCGTTCTCGGCGATCAGCCGGCGCCACCGGCGGGCCCACTGCAGGTGCTCCTCGCGGTCGCTGCAGCCGTGCACCGGATGCGCCCGGATCGCCTTGCGCAGCACGGTCAGGTCCATCTCGTCGGCCGAGGCGGCGTCGTGCCCGCGGGCCGCCCGCCGGTCCCGGCCGGGCGCGCGGATACCGGAGGAGGCGATCGCCGAGGACAGGTCCCGCCGGACCTTGGGTGAACGGTGGTCGGTGAACTTGCCCAGCTTGACCCGGCCCAAGGCGGGCACCCGGCCGCGGAAGTCGGCGGCGGACAGCCGGCCGGCCCAGCGGCCGGCGGTGACCACCAGGGGCCGGGCCGAACCGTCCGGATCGACCCCGGGATCGAGCACGACGGCCAGGCCGGACCGCCGCCCGGTCGGCACCTCGATCACGTCGCCGCGCCGCAGTTCGGCCAGGTCCTGGGCGGTGGCGTCGCGCCGGCGGGCGGCCCCGGCCCGGGCGATCTCCCGTTCCGCATCGGCCAGCTCGGTCAGCAGGCCCAGGTATTCGGCGGTGTCGCCCAGATGGCACTGCATGGTTCGCTGATGCGCGGCGATGGCCTCGGTGTTGCGGGAGACCTGACGGGCCATGCCGACCACCGCGCCGTTGGCCTGGTACTGGGCGAAGGATTGCTCGATCAGTGCCCGGGCCGCCTGCCGGCCGAGCCGGTCGACCAGGTTGACCGCCATGTTGTAGCTGGGCCGGAACGAGGAGCGCAGCGGGTAGGTGCGCCGCGAGGCCAGCCCGCCCACCACCCGCGGGTCCATTCCCGGCGACCACAGCACCACCGCGTGGCCTTCGACGTCGATGCCCCGGCGGCCGGCCCGGCCGGTCAGCTGCGTGTATTCCCCGGCGGTCAGATCCGCGTGGCTCTCCCCGTTGAACTTGCCCAGCTTCTCCAGCACTACCGTGCGGGCCGGCATGTTGATGCCCAGGGCCAGCGTCTCGGTGGCGAAGACGGCCTTGACCAGGCCGGCGACGAACAACTCCTCGACGGTTTCCTTGAACACCGGCAGCAGGCCGGCGTGGTGCGCGGCCACCCCTCGTTCCAGGCCCTCGCGCCACTCCCAGTAGCCCAGCACCCCGAGGTCGGCGTCCAGCAGCTCCACTGTGCGCCGGTCGACGATCTGCCGGATCTCGTCCCGCTCGTGCTCGGTGGTCAGCCGCAGCCCGGAGCGGACGCACTGGGCGACCGCGGCGTCGCACCCGGCCCGGGAGAAGATGAAGGTGATGGCCGGCAGCAGCCCGGCCATGTCCAGCCGCTCGATGACGTCGACCCGGTTCGGCGGACGCCAGCGCGGGCCGCCCGGCGGCCGTCCCCGCTCCCCCCGGCGGCCCACCCGTGACCCGCCGCCGCCGAAACGGTCGGCCAGCGCCTCGGCGTCGTGGATGGCCCGGGTCAGGGCCGGGTCGATCCGCAGCTGCCCCGAGCCGGGCGGGTCGGACGGGCCGGCCTCCTGGTCGCGCACGCTGAACAGGTCGAACAGCCGTCGCCCGACCATCATGTGCGGCCACAGCGGAACCGGCCGCACCTCGTCGACGACGACGGCCAGCTCGCCGCGCACCTCGGCCAACCAGGCGCCGAACTCCTCGGCGTTGGATACCGTGGCCGACAGGCCGACGACGGCCACGTCGGCGGCCAGGTGCAGGATGACCTCCTCCCACACCGGCCCGCGGAACTTGTCGGCCAGGTAGTGCACCTCGTCGAGCACCACGTGGGTGAGCTCGGCCAGGTCCGGGGATCCGGCGTAGAGCATGTTGCGCAGCACTTCGGTGGTCATCACCACCACCGGCGCATGGGAATTGACCGAGGTGTCGCCGGTCAGCAGGCCCACCCGGTCCGGTCCGTACTGGGCGATCAGATCGACGAACTTCTGGTTGGACAGCGCCTTGATCGGGGTCGTGTAGAAGCACTTGCCGCCCGAGGCCAGCGCCAGGTGCACCGCGAACTCACCGACGACCGTCTTGCCGGCACCGGTCGGCGCGCACACCAGCACGCCCCGGCCGTCCTCCAGCGCCTGGCACCCCTGTACCTGGAAGGGATCGAGCGCGAACGGCCGGGTCAGCACGAACTCGGCCAGCTTCGGGTACTGGCGGCGGGCCGCCTGCGCCACCTGGGCGCGGGCGTACCGATCCGCCGGTGACCCGTCCTCGTGCGGTGTTCGACTGTCCTGGGTCACCCGTCCAGGGTGTCACAGGCCGTCAGGACTTGGCGTCGGCCTCGACCTCGTCGTCCAGCTCGCCGGCGTCCGCTTCGAGCTCGGCCTCCAGTTCGGCCTCCAGCTCGGCTTCCAGGGAAGCCAGCAGCTGCTGGACCGGGATCCGGCCGCTGGCCACCAGCTGCCCACCCGAGCGCCGGACCGCCGCGGCCAGCGGGGCCGCCCAGAGGTTCTCGTACACCAGCAGGGCCGCGGTGCTGCCCGGCTCGAGCGCCGCGGCGGTGGCCGCCACGTCGTCGTCGGTGAGCAGGTCGGCCAGGTCCCGCTCGATCTCCCGCAGCTCGGCCAGCGGCCCGTCGGACAGCTCGGCGAACTCGAACGCCTCGAACGAGCCGTCCTCGCTCTTGCGGATCACGGCCAGGTCCAGGATCCGCACGACGCCGTGCCGGACCAGCGCCAGCAGCTCGGGCAGGATCTCGCCGTTGAACTGGCTGCCGGGGAACTCGACCACCAGGTAATCGACCGGGCCGAGTTCGTCGATGGGTTCGGTCATGACGTGCCTTTCGACTTCAGTTCGGTGACCGCCGGTGCGCGGTCACGGGGCATGCGGACAGCAGTGTCACACGGCCCCTACAGGCCACGCAGCACCGGCAGCCGGCCGGAGTCGATGGCGGCGGTGAAGGCCTGGTAGTCCTGCTCGTTCTGGTCGGCGTAGCGCACCGCGAAATCGGTGATCGCCTTCTCGAACGTGTCACTCTCGCCCAGGTAAGAGGCCAGGGCGACCACATCGCCGGACCGGGCGTGCGCGCGAGCCAGGGTCCACCCGCACAGCCCGGCGTAGAAGTTCAGCGCGTTCGGGTTCATCAGTTCCACGTCGGCCGAGGTCTTCATGTCCCGCAGCTGCCGCCAGTAGTAGTACCGGTCGGCCTGGATCCCCTTGGTCCAGCCCAGGAAGATGTCGCTGGCCGCCTGCATCATGCGCTGGCCGCGCACCACTCGCTCCCCCGGGTTGGTGTACCGGCTGGCCGGCAGGTGATCCTCCAGCACGGACCTGGTCGCCTCTTTGACCTGCAGGAACAACGGATCCTGCTCGTCCCGGCCCTCGAGCAGCACGATGAACGCGCGGGTGCCCACGCTGCCGACGCCGACCACCTTGCGGGCCATGTCGACGAAGCTGAACCGCTCCAGGACGTGCCGGCGGTCGGCCTCCAGCGTGGCCCGGTAGTCCCGGAACTGGTTGCGCAGAACCTCGACGACGTTGTCGGCGTTGAGCCCGTCGATGGCGTCCAGCTCGCGCATGGGCACCACGATCGGCGGCTGGCTCTTGATCCGGTAGGTCCCGTCGACCAGCTCACCGAGCTTGGACAGGGCCTGCAGCGAGTCCCGGGTGCGGGCCTTGTCCAGGTTCTTCTGCGCCCGCCGGGCCACCCGAGCCAGGTCGTCGTCGGCCGCGACGGCCGCCTT
This genomic window from Nakamurella multipartita DSM 44233 contains:
- a CDS encoding DUF2252 domain-containing protein, coding for MATPKILTHLSVADRQAKGADARIATPLEKHLGWTPVADRFDPVALLEEQNKTREPDLVPVRHGRMAVSPFTFYRGAAKIMAADLADTPTAGLNSQLCGDAHLSNFGGYASPERRLMFDLNDFDETLPGPVEYDVKRLTASFVIAGRNNGFTPEQSAAAAMTAANRYRTAMAEFATMGTMELWYTHLSEDTLKTALSQLADAAKAAESAAKGKAAAKGSGKGKGSAKSKGKVDKAAVAADDDLARVARRAQKNLDKARTRDSLQALSKLGELVDGTYRIKSQPPIVVPMRELDAIDGLNADNVVEVLRNQFRDYRATLEADRRHVLERFSFVDMARKVVGVGSVGTRAFIVLLEGRDEQDPLFLQVKEATRSVLEDHLPASRYTNPGERVVRGQRMMQAASDIFLGWTKGIQADRYYYWRQLRDMKTSADVELMNPNALNFYAGLCGWTLARAHARSGDVVALASYLGESDTFEKAITDFAVRYADQNEQDYQAFTAAIDSGRLPVLRGL
- a CDS encoding DEAD/DEAH box helicase, translated to MTQDSRTPHEDGSPADRYARAQVAQAARRQYPKLAEFVLTRPFALDPFQVQGCQALEDGRGVLVCAPTGAGKTVVGEFAVHLALASGGKCFYTTPIKALSNQKFVDLIAQYGPDRVGLLTGDTSVNSHAPVVVMTTEVLRNMLYAGSPDLAELTHVVLDEVHYLADKFRGPVWEEVILHLAADVAVVGLSATVSNAEEFGAWLAEVRGELAVVVDEVRPVPLWPHMMVGRRLFDLFSVRDQEAGPSDPPGSGQLRIDPALTRAIHDAEALADRFGGGGSRVGRRGERGRPPGGPRWRPPNRVDVIERLDMAGLLPAITFIFSRAGCDAAVAQCVRSGLRLTTEHERDEIRQIVDRRTVELLDADLGVLGYWEWREGLERGVAAHHAGLLPVFKETVEELFVAGLVKAVFATETLALGINMPARTVVLEKLGKFNGESHADLTAGEYTQLTGRAGRRGIDVEGHAVVLWSPGMDPRVVGGLASRRTYPLRSSFRPSYNMAVNLVDRLGRQAARALIEQSFAQYQANGAVVGMARQVSRNTEAIAAHQRTMQCHLGDTAEYLGLLTELADAEREIARAGAARRRDATAQDLAELRRGDVIEVPTGRRSGLAVVLDPGVDPDGSARPLVVTAGRWAGRLSAADFRGRVPALGRVKLGKFTDHRSPKVRRDLSSAIASSGIRAPGRDRRAARGHDAASADEMDLTVLRKAIRAHPVHGCSDREEHLQWARRWRRLIAENEALAAKVAAATGSLGQALDRIVRLLTDEGYLDGDALTDDGRMLARIWCESDLVVAECLRRGTWTGASPPALAAAVSCLIFESRRDNPGMSRIAVGEIGDLVSATVDVWARIAGAEREIGLPATRDVDPGFAAAVAAWCRGASLAETLTVAVSGGTDISAGDFVRWCRQVVDLLDQIAGVAPAPVAAIARSAVGSLRRGVVSLGAA
- a CDS encoding DUF6325 family protein; translated protein: MTEPIDELGPVDYLVVEFPGSQFNGEILPELLALVRHGVVRILDLAVIRKSEDGSFEAFEFAELSDGPLAELREIERDLADLLTDDDVAATAAALEPGSTAALLVYENLWAAPLAAAVRRSGGQLVASGRIPVQQLLASLEAELEAELEAELEADAGELDDEVEADAKS